The region CCCGTAGTTGATGAGGGGGAACTTGAAGGAATCATCACTGATAAGGATGTTTTTGGGGCCTTCTTAAAGGTTGCAGGTTACGGAGAAGCAGGTGTGAGGATTCGTTTGTCTGTCAAAAATGAAATTGGAGCCCTTGAAAAAATTGCTGATCTAGTAGCAAAAAATGAATACAATGTGATGAGTATTCTCCAGCTTAACAACAAGGAAGAAGGAACTACAATTTTAGAAATCCTTCTTGATGGAAACCATAATGAAGCTGACATTCAAAGTAAATTTGAAGCAGCAGGCTTTAAGGTTGAAAGTGTTGAAAAGACAGAAGCTAAAGCTAGTTAAATTTAAAAAAAGAAGCCTATTAATATTGGGGCTTCTTTTTTTGTTAGTATTTAATTCCTTTGATTGAAATAATTGAAATTCCAGATAGGAGGGCGAATAAGGCAGACATTAGGAAAATGGCTTGAAAACCAAAGGTGCTTATAGCTAGGGCTGCAAGAATTGGAGCAAGGGCTTGAGTTACGGTAGAACCAAGATTATAAACACCCAGGAAGAAGGCAACTTTTTCCTTATCGGGAATTATTTTAAGATTTAAAAGATTATTAAGGGAATTCCATATTCCAAGGCCTAGTCCTGCTAGGAAGGCGTATATAATAATTCCTTTAGCATCTTGGAAGAAGTAAATGGCAAGAGCCCCTAAACTCATGAAAACAGTGGCTAGGGCAAGGGGAATCTTTAAAAATTTTGTCTTGTCGCAAAGGGGGCCAACAAAGAAACCACAAAGGATACCAAAAACAAGCATAATGATATTTAGTTGCTGAACAGTTGACTTGACTACGGCATCACTTTGACGCATGAAATCCGTTAAAATATAAAGAATATAGCTTGCAATCATATAATTTGATGCACTTTGAAACATTTTCCCGGCTAAGGCAAGATAGTAATCACGACCAATTGCCCATTTTGGACAGACTGATTTGAAAAGTTGACCCAAAGATTCTTTTTTAGCAACCTCCTTATGTTCTACATCACCCAGATTAGATGGCTCACGGACAATAATAAGAGCCAGTAAACATCCAAGGAAGGTTATGATACCAAAAGTTGTGAAACCTAATTGAAGCCGGTGTAGGAAGTAGACTCCAAGGACTGTGAATCCATTGTTACCAAGAGCCATGCCCAGTCCCCCGTAAGCAGAAGAGGCTGTTCCACCACCACCTTTTGGTGCTAAATCAAGCCAAGCAACCATTGGTGCCACAACAAAGTTTAGGGCCACTTGCCCCAAAATCCAAGTAATTAAAAGGACAGATATGTTTGTTGCCATACCAGCAATTATCATCAAAATCATGAAGGCTAATGAGCCTCCAAAAATCCAAGGGGTCCTTTTCCCAAAGCGGGAAACTGTACGGTCTGAAATAGATCCTGCTACCATATTTGAAATGGATGCTGCAATCATTGAGGTTGTAGAAAAAAGTGCTACAAGTCCTACCTTATGAGCTGAATCAAGTTCCTGAATAAGGGCAGGTAAGTAAAGGCTTGAACAAACTGCATAGGGCCCAAGCCAGCTGGCAGGTCCAATGACAAGTCCTGGGACCAACCTTTTTAGAGGAACTGTTTTACTATCAATATCTTTTGTTAAAGTGGCTGCATTTTTCATAACTGTCTCCTATAAATTTGATACATGGTAGTAGTCAAATTGACCACAAGATTTGTGCTGGTAAGCATCAACGCTTCCGATGAAGTTGACAAGGCCAGTAAAGCCTCCAATTTCTCCTGGAGTTCCATTAACTCCTTCGTCTGATAGATAATCAACATCAAGTTTAGCTACAAATACAGTCCACTCATCATCTTCTTTAATGCGGTAGAAGATGGTTGCTAGAGCATTTTTATAGGCAATTTTTAGGCTAATCTCTCCTTCTGGAATAGCTACATGTTCATGGATATATTCAATTCGTTCACCTAGTTTGGCCTGGGATAAGGCAAGTACAACTGTATCGTATTGTTCAGAGTAGGTCAGATGAGCAAACAGCCAATCATTAGCATCATAGTAAAGACCAAGTCCTGATTTTTGTGAGTAGTGATTTGGTTTGAAGGTAAGTTTTGTTTCAACCTCATAGTTAAATGAACTTGCCCTAGTCCCCATGATTGAAGGACTTACCTTAGAAAAGAGGGAGTCACGCCCGTAAATCTCAAGTTTATTATTGACTTGTTTGACCCAGTCATCATTTTTGAAGTGGTAGGGGGTCATAAAATATTCGCTGATACTCGCTCCTTCAAAGTTTTCTTTGATATCATCTTTTTGAGTAGTAGGAAGCTCAACCTCATAAGGAATTTGGACAAACTCTTTTGCCAGATTCGATCCATCCTTCATTTCAAGCCAACCTTCATCGGTCCAAGTCATCTCCTGAATCGAGGTTTCGCGTCCTAGTGGATTTAGGAGCTTTCCTTCAAGTGGGCGACTCATCAGATGGAACATATACCATTCACCAGTTGGCGTTTGGACAAGAGATCCGTGACCAGATTTTTGGAGTCTTGAATGAGGATTATACATTTCAAAGTGACCAGCATCTGGGTCACCTAAAGAAAAAAGATGAGCGGGTGATGAGGTAAGGATGGGCTCCATTGAAGGGTGGGCTTCATAGGGCCCAAAAATATTTTTTGAGCGTCCAATTTCAACGCCATGACCGTAGCCTGTTCCTCCAGAAGCAAGAATTAGGTAGTAGTAGTCATTGCGTTTCCAGATATATGGTGCTTCTACACAGCCCCTTGTAGTGAAACCAGAACTTACCCGTTTCCAATCTCCTATGATTTGGCCATTTTCTGTATCGTATTCTGCAATGACAACTCGACCAGGAGAGGGATAACCGACGCGTGATTCCCATTCAAGGACTGCCAGATATTTTTTACCATTCTCATCATGAAAGAGAGAAGGATCAATTCCAATTGAAGTTACATATTGGGGCTTAGACCAAGGGCCTGTAATTTCATCAGCATACATGGTATAGGTGTTGGCATTAAATTCACGCCCAGTCATATTAACCATTTGACAATAAGTCATCCAAAATTTTTTGGTCGCTTTATCATAAGATAGATTTGGTGCCCAAATTCCAGCTGGAGTATCCGTTCCCCGTAAATCAATTTCTCCACCTGTAAGGACGTTTGTCACAAGTTCCCAGTTAGCTAAGTCTTTTGAATGAAAAATTGGGATGCCTGGAGTCCAGTGGAAGGTTGATGTAGCTACATAATAATCCTCGCCTACACGGATTGCTGATGGATCTGGAGCCATTCCAGCCATAATTGGATTTTGGATAGTAGTCATAGTGTTTTCCTCTTTTCTTTTTGCTAAATTAAACATAAAACTCTAAAAATGGTAATCATTTCATCTATTGCTAGTAATCCCAACTTTACTTATAATAAAGTTTGTTAAGGAGGTAGCAAATGTCAACTAAATTTGAATGTGTGGAGCATAGTGAGATTCAGGATATTTATATATTCCTGGTTGAGATGAAGTACCGTAGCCCTCATCTGCATAGCGATATTGAGATTATTTATCTCCTAAGTGGCACAATGAATCTTACAACTAATGGAGAAACTTTTGAGCTTGGTGCAGGCCAATTTCTTGTTCTAAATTCCTGCCAACTACATGAATTTTCTTCTCAAGATGGAGCCCTCCTATTAATATTCCAGATTTCCCCACAACATTTTGAAGGATTCTTTCCGCAAATCAATGAACTCTATTTTGAGTCAAAACCTGTAATACTTGATGAAAGCCAAGCAGCTACCAGGCTAAGAAAACACTTGTTTCTTGCTAGTCGTGCTCATTTTGAAGCCAGTGACTATTCACCCTTAGTTTGCCACGGCTACACCTCCCTAATCATTCATGATTTACTAGCAGTTGTTCCCTATGACCACAAATCTATACGGGAGCAAAATAAATTCCTTTATAAGCATGACCGAATTAATCAGATAAGTAATTATATAAGTGCCCACTATCAGGAAAAATTGCTTCTTTCGGATATTTCTAGTCATCTTTCACTTTCAACTACCTACCTATCCAGATTTTTCAAAGAAAATTTTGGGATTAGCTTTCAGGAGTATTTGAATATTTTAAGGTGTGAACGAGCCCGATACTTATTAGTGAATACTGAAAATAATCTTTTGACTATTTGTGAGTCTTCTGGCTTCTCAGATATTCGTTACTTAAATAAGGCCTTCAAAAAGGTATATGGGAAGTCCCCTCGTGATTTCAGGAAGGATAACCGCTGGCAGGGAGAATTTCAAGCCCTGGTTTCAGCTGCAAGTATCGGTGATGAGCAGGTTATTTATTCCCAAGATCAGGCTCTAAGAGAACTTTCTAGGTACAAGTAAGCTTAAGAATTAGACCCTCCTAACATAAGTTATAAATTAAAGAAAACGCTTTCTAAAACTTGTCTACAGAATATATAAAAAAAGATTAATTTTCATGTACAATTTTATCTAATCTAGTGGATAATCTTGCCCTATCTCTATTTTTTAAGGCAAGGTCGAGATTCGTCCTTTAGTGGGTCTTGAAAACCTGATAAAAGTCTTGATTTTTAAAGGAAATAATCTTGACAGTAAAAGGCTAAAATGGTATTATTACTAACGGTACTTTTTACATTTGGTCTCTCGAAAGTGTACAGAGACGTGCTGACAAGTTGCAAGGTACACGCAAACGTTACTTTAGTGGCGTGGGCAAGGGAGTCACCTTTTCTTGCCCGAAACTAACAAAACACACATTAAAAAAATAAGGAGTAAGTTAATAAAATGCCTACTATTAACCAATTGGTTCGCAAACCGCGTAAATCAAAAGTAGAAAAATCAAACTCACCAGCCTTGAACATCGGATACAACAGCCGTAAAAAAGTTCAAACTAAACTTTCATCACCACAAAAACGTGGAGTAGCAACTCGTGTTGGTACTATGACACCTAAGAAACCTAACTCAGCTTTACGTAAGTATGCCCGTGTACGTCTTTCTAACCTTATCGAAGTTACTGCTTACATCCCAGGTATCGGACACAACCTACAAGAACACAGTGTTGTACTTATCCGTGGTGGACGTGTAAAAGACCTTCCAGGGGTACGTTACCACATCGTTCGTGGAGCACTTGATACTGCAGGTGTTGCTGACCGTAAACAAAGCCGTTCTAAATACGGAACTAAGAGACCTAAAGCTTAATTCAAAAATCATTAGGAGTTCAGCCTGCCCACTTGTTGCGTAGAAAGAACAACTAGTCATTAGTCTTAAGAACAAGTTATAAAAAATTAATAAAAAATTGAGAAGGAGATAACTCGAAATGAGTCGTAAAGGACAAGCTCCAAAACGTGAAGTTTTGCCAGATCCGTTATATAATTCAAAAATCGTTACACGTCTTATCAACCGCCTTATGCTAGATGGTAAACGTGGAACTGCTGCTAGCATCGTTTATGGTGCATTTGATCAAATCAAGGAAACTACAGGAAATGAACCACTTGAAGTTTTTGAAACTGCAATGGAAAACATCATGCCTATCCTTGAAGTACGCGCACGTCGTGTTGGTGGATCAAACTACCAAGTACCAGTTGAAGTACGTCCAGAACGTCGTACAACTCTTGGACTTCGTTGGTTGGTAACAATTGCACGTCAACGTGGTGAACACACTATGCAAGACCGTCTTGCTAAAGAAATCATGGACGCAGCTAACAACACTGGTGCATCTGTTAAGAAACGTGAAGATACTCACAAAATGGCAGAAGCTAACCGTGCATTCGCTCACTTCCGCTGGTAAGATCTTCTGGCTTTGCCCGAAGAAACTACTTGCTTAAGTAGCACAAGTCCTGTAGTTTACTACAGGCAAGCTTGGCTAGCCCAAGCACAACTAAATAGGTAAACATACAAAGACATAACTGGGTGGGCTACTGCCCTTCCAGTTTTGTTTTTGAACTAAATGTGATAGAATATTTCTATAGAAAAATATTAAGGAGAAACAACCTAATGGCACGCGAATTTTCATTAGAAAACACTCGTAATATCGGTATCATGGCTCACGTCGATGCTGGTAAAACAACAACTACTGAACGTGTACTTTACTATACTGGTAAAATCCACAAAATCGGTGAAACTCACGAAGGTGCATCACAAATGGACTGGATGGAGCAAGAACAAGAACGTGGTATTACAATCACTTCTGCGGCTACAACTGCACAGTGGAAAGGTAACCGTGTAAATATCATCGACACACCAGGACACGTGGACTTCACAATTGAAGTACAACGTTCACTTCGCGTACTTGATGGAGCTGTTACAGTACTTGATGCTCAATCAGGTGTTGAGCCTCAAACAGAAACAGTTTGGCGTCAGGCTACAGACTACAAGGTTCCACGTATTGTTTTCGCCAACAAAATGGATAAAATCGGAGCTGATTTCTACTACTCACTTTCAACTCTACATGACCGTTTGAACGCAAACGCTCACCCAATCCAAATTCCAATTGGAGCTGAAGAAGATTTCATCGGAATCATCAACCTTGTTAACATGACAGCTGAGATCTATACTAACGACCTTGGAACTGACATTAAAGAACTTGTTGTTGGATCAGACGAATTCAAAGCTGAACTTGCTGCCCTTAACTTCGATGCTGATGAATACGAAGCACTTGCTGAAGAATGGCACAGCAAATTAGTTGAAGCTGTAGCTGAAACTGACGAAGACCTTATGATGGCTTACCTTGAAGGTGAAGAAATCACTGAAGCTGAGCTTAAAGCTGCTATCCGTAAAGCAACAATCAACGTTGAATTCTACCCAATGCTTGCTGGTTCTGCCTTCAAGAACAAAGGTGTTCAAATGATGCTTGATGCGGTTATCGACTACCTACCTTCACCACTTGACATCCCTGCAATCAAAGGTATCAACCCAGATACAGACGAAGAAGAAACTCGTCCAGCATCTGACGAAGAGCCATTCTCAGCCCTTGCCTTCAAGATCATGACTGACCCATTCGTTGGACGTCTTACTTTCTTCCGTGTTTACTCTGGTATCCTTCAATCAGGATCATACACACTAAACACTTCTAAAGGTAAACGTGAACGTATCGGACGTATCCTACAAATGCACGCGAACACTCGTAAAGAAATCAGCGAAGTTTACGCTGGAGATATCGCAGCAGCTGTTGGTCTTAAAGATACTACAACTGGTGATACTCTTGCAGACGAAAAACACAAGGTTATCCTTGAGTCAATCGAAATTCCAGAACCAGTTATCCAACTTTCTGTTGAACCTAAATCTAAAGCTGACCAAGATAAGATGGGTGTTGCCCTTCAAAAACTTGCAGAAGAAGATCCAACATTCCGCGTTGAAACAAACGTTGAAACTGGTGAAACTGTAATCTCTGGTATGGGTGAACTTCACCTTGACGTCCTTGTAGACCGTATGAAACGTGAATTCAAGGTTGAAGCTAACGTTGGTGCTCCACAGGTATCTTACCGTGAAACATTCCGTTCAGCTACTGAAGCCGAAGGTAAATTCGTACGTCAATCAGGTGGTAAAGGACAATACGGACATGTTTGGGTTGAATTCACTCCTAATGAAGAAGGTGCTGGATTCGAATTCGAAAACGCAATCGTCGGTGGGGTTGTACCACGTGAATACATCCCAGCTGTTGAAAAAGGACTTGAAGAGTCTATGGCTAACGGGGTTCTTGCTGGATACCCAATGGTTGATATCAAAGCTAAACTTTACGACGGATCATACCACGATGTCGATTCAAATGAAACTGCCTTCCGTGTAGCAGCATCTATGGCCCTTAAAGCGGCAGCTAAAAAAGCTAACCCAGTTATCCTTGAGCCAATGATGAAAGTTACAATCACAGTTCCTGAAGAAAACCTTGGAGACATCATGGGACACGTTACTGCTCGTCGTGGACGTGTAGACGGAATGGAAGCACACGGTAACAGCCAAATCGTTAATGCTTTCGTACCACTTGCTGAAATGTTCGGATACGCAACAACTCTACGTTCTTCAACTCAAGGACGTGGTACATTCATGATGGTATTTGACCACTATGAAGATGTTCCAAAATCTGTACAAGAAGAAATTATCAAGAAAAACGGTGGACAAGCTTAATTGTTCCTAAAAAATTAAATAAAGCACGAATATTCGATTGAATATTCGTGTTTTTTTGTGTAGAATGGGAATAAAAGATAGAATGAAGGGAATAAAATATGAAAAGAAGCGAACGATTAGTAGATTTTACTAATTTTCTCCTAAACAATCCAAATCAGCTAACCTCATTAACGTTTTTCAGTAAGAGGTATGATGCAGCAAAATCTTCTATTTCGGAAGATTTACTAATAATTAAGAAAATTTTTGAGGAAAGTGAAGTCGGAAAAATTACGACCTATGCAGGTGTAAGTGGTGGAGTTACCTTCACGCCCGGTATCTCAGATGACTACAGCTTGGCCTTAGCCAACAAACTTTTAGATGATATTGTGAAAGACAATAGGATTCTTCCAGGTGGTTATATTTACCTTTCAGATGTTTTAGGGAATCCTAAGGTTCTAAAAAATATCGGAAAAATA is a window of Streptococcaceae bacterium ESL0729 DNA encoding:
- a CDS encoding CBS domain-containing protein, with the protein product MAVKDFMTKEVISVGPDTKVAGVTDLMREKNIHRLPVLDNGKLVGLVTEGTIAEASPSKATSLSVYEMNYLLNKTTVKSIMIKNVVTISQFASLEDAVYLMRENNIGVLPVVDEGELEGIITDKDVFGAFLKVAGYGEAGVRIRLSVKNEIGALEKIADLVAKNEYNVMSILQLNNKEEGTTILEILLDGNHNEADIQSKFEAAGFKVESVEKTEAKAS
- a CDS encoding MFS transporter encodes the protein MKNAATLTKDIDSKTVPLKRLVPGLVIGPASWLGPYAVCSSLYLPALIQELDSAHKVGLVALFSTTSMIAASISNMVAGSISDRTVSRFGKRTPWIFGGSLAFMILMIIAGMATNISVLLITWILGQVALNFVVAPMVAWLDLAPKGGGGTASSAYGGLGMALGNNGFTVLGVYFLHRLQLGFTTFGIITFLGCLLALIIVREPSNLGDVEHKEVAKKESLGQLFKSVCPKWAIGRDYYLALAGKMFQSASNYMIASYILYILTDFMRQSDAVVKSTVQQLNIIMLVFGILCGFFVGPLCDKTKFLKIPLALATVFMSLGALAIYFFQDAKGIIIYAFLAGLGLGIWNSLNNLLNLKIIPDKEKVAFFLGVYNLGSTVTQALAPILAALAISTFGFQAIFLMSALFALLSGISIISIKGIKY
- a CDS encoding family 43 glycosylhydrolase → MTTIQNPIMAGMAPDPSAIRVGEDYYVATSTFHWTPGIPIFHSKDLANWELVTNVLTGGEIDLRGTDTPAGIWAPNLSYDKATKKFWMTYCQMVNMTGREFNANTYTMYADEITGPWSKPQYVTSIGIDPSLFHDENGKKYLAVLEWESRVGYPSPGRVVIAEYDTENGQIIGDWKRVSSGFTTRGCVEAPYIWKRNDYYYLILASGGTGYGHGVEIGRSKNIFGPYEAHPSMEPILTSSPAHLFSLGDPDAGHFEMYNPHSRLQKSGHGSLVQTPTGEWYMFHLMSRPLEGKLLNPLGRETSIQEMTWTDEGWLEMKDGSNLAKEFVQIPYEVELPTTQKDDIKENFEGASISEYFMTPYHFKNDDWVKQVNNKLEIYGRDSLFSKVSPSIMGTRASSFNYEVETKLTFKPNHYSQKSGLGLYYDANDWLFAHLTYSEQYDTVVLALSQAKLGERIEYIHEHVAIPEGEISLKIAYKNALATIFYRIKEDDEWTVFVAKLDVDYLSDEGVNGTPGEIGGFTGLVNFIGSVDAYQHKSCGQFDYYHVSNL
- a CDS encoding AraC family transcriptional regulator, with amino-acid sequence MSTKFECVEHSEIQDIYIFLVEMKYRSPHLHSDIEIIYLLSGTMNLTTNGETFELGAGQFLVLNSCQLHEFSSQDGALLLIFQISPQHFEGFFPQINELYFESKPVILDESQAATRLRKHLFLASRAHFEASDYSPLVCHGYTSLIIHDLLAVVPYDHKSIREQNKFLYKHDRINQISNYISAHYQEKLLLSDISSHLSLSTTYLSRFFKENFGISFQEYLNILRCERARYLLVNTENNLLTICESSGFSDIRYLNKAFKKVYGKSPRDFRKDNRWQGEFQALVSAASIGDEQVIYSQDQALRELSRYK
- the rpsL gene encoding 30S ribosomal protein S12, whose translation is MPTINQLVRKPRKSKVEKSNSPALNIGYNSRKKVQTKLSSPQKRGVATRVGTMTPKKPNSALRKYARVRLSNLIEVTAYIPGIGHNLQEHSVVLIRGGRVKDLPGVRYHIVRGALDTAGVADRKQSRSKYGTKRPKA
- the rpsG gene encoding 30S ribosomal protein S7, whose amino-acid sequence is MSRKGQAPKREVLPDPLYNSKIVTRLINRLMLDGKRGTAASIVYGAFDQIKETTGNEPLEVFETAMENIMPILEVRARRVGGSNYQVPVEVRPERRTTLGLRWLVTIARQRGEHTMQDRLAKEIMDAANNTGASVKKREDTHKMAEANRAFAHFRW
- the fusA gene encoding elongation factor G, which translates into the protein MAREFSLENTRNIGIMAHVDAGKTTTTERVLYYTGKIHKIGETHEGASQMDWMEQEQERGITITSAATTAQWKGNRVNIIDTPGHVDFTIEVQRSLRVLDGAVTVLDAQSGVEPQTETVWRQATDYKVPRIVFANKMDKIGADFYYSLSTLHDRLNANAHPIQIPIGAEEDFIGIINLVNMTAEIYTNDLGTDIKELVVGSDEFKAELAALNFDADEYEALAEEWHSKLVEAVAETDEDLMMAYLEGEEITEAELKAAIRKATINVEFYPMLAGSAFKNKGVQMMLDAVIDYLPSPLDIPAIKGINPDTDEEETRPASDEEPFSALAFKIMTDPFVGRLTFFRVYSGILQSGSYTLNTSKGKRERIGRILQMHANTRKEISEVYAGDIAAAVGLKDTTTGDTLADEKHKVILESIEIPEPVIQLSVEPKSKADQDKMGVALQKLAEEDPTFRVETNVETGETVISGMGELHLDVLVDRMKREFKVEANVGAPQVSYRETFRSATEAEGKFVRQSGGKGQYGHVWVEFTPNEEGAGFEFENAIVGGVVPREYIPAVEKGLEESMANGVLAGYPMVDIKAKLYDGSYHDVDSNETAFRVAASMALKAAAKKANPVILEPMMKVTITVPEENLGDIMGHVTARRGRVDGMEAHGNSQIVNAFVPLAEMFGYATTLRSSTQGRGTFMMVFDHYEDVPKSVQEEIIKKNGGQA